In the Clostridium gelidum genome, ATTGGAAGAACATGTGCTATTCCACAGCTAATCGAAAGAAAAGAACCATCTTAAACAAGATGAAACAACTTTTGAGTTAAAGTCTTCCCAAATCTTCTTAGCCTCCGAGGTTCTATAGGAGAAGGTCGCGATCTTGTTACTAAAGTTTGCCTATTAAAAGTAATATACTAATGTTATAATTTAACTACAAAATGTGAATCCTTAAGACATAAAGGCTATGATTGATATAAAGACTTATGGATACATATATAATTAATATTTTTTAGAATATGCTCAAAAATACTAATATAATTATCAGCTGAAATACGAAATTATATAAAAGCTAATAATGGTTCATGTGAAGTATACCCTGCTCCCTTTGATGTAATATTAAAAAATGATGATGAAAATATTGAAGATAGTAAAAATATTGTTCAGCCAGATATTTCAGTCATTTGTGACGAAAGCAAATTAACTGATAGCGGTTGTACGGGGTCACCTGATATGATAATTGAAGTAGTTTCTCCTTATAATCCAAACAATGACTTTATAAGAAAGTTAAGCCTTTATGATAAATACAAAGTTAAAGAATATTGGATTGTTAATCCTATGAAAAAAAATATATTAGTCTACAAATTAGATGATAAAGGTAGCTACGGCATGCC is a window encoding:
- a CDS encoding Uma2 family endonuclease, coding for MKANNGSCEVYPAPFDVILKNDDENIEDSKNIVQPDISVICDESKLTDSGCTGSPDMIIEVVSPYNPNNDFIRKLSLYDKYKVKEYWIVNPMKKNILVYKLDDKGSYGMPDIYIRFKIQ